The Acholeplasma laidlawii PG-8A DNA window TTAATTGACATATCATTTGCTTTGGCATAAATTGGCCATGCAATTGTACGAACAATAATGGTTGCAAATAAGATACCTAAACCAAAACTATTTAATCCAAATAAGGATGCAAAGAATTGCATTAAAAATGAAATTGGGATAATGAAAACCCAGTCCCATACATAGCCTAACCATGTATTTTCCATTTTAGTGTTAATTGGTAGTTGGTTATCCGCTGGTTTATAAGATAAATTCTTAATGACTTGGACTGTGTCGTTTAGATCATGGAATTCAAATGATAAAACGTTATTTGAATTGATCTTAAACACATTATCTTCATAGTTTTCTGGTGTTGCCAAATACTTTTGAGCATTAGCTCCAGTTTCTTTAATAACTTCCGTGTTTGCTTTTGTATTAAACTGAGCAGAAATTACTTGAACTTTTTCTAAATCAATTTGGTTTGTAATTACTGTAAAGAATAATGCATTAACGTTTTTGATTTTGTCTGCATCGTTTTCAACACCATAAGTTGGACTTAAAGCAGATACAACAATATCATTTGGATTACTTACTGTACCTTCATACCCTGTTTGGTACACATATACATTATATTTATGACCACGAACAGTGATTTCATAGATATTATTACCTAATGATACGCTTGTTACTTCTGTAGATGCAACATCTACTCTAGATGAAGTCTTGTTTTTTTGGATGGAGTAAAATTCGAAATCTCCTGTTTCAATGATTGGACCATTTGCATTGGTTTCATCCATTGTATAAACAATTTTATTTGGTGATAGGAAAGTATCAATTTCAGATGTATCAGGTGAACATGCAACCAACACTAATCCAAACACTAACACCGTAAGTACTGCTAATATTTTACGCATTAATTTTGAGCCTCTTTTTCTATAAGTTTTGCTTTAAT harbors:
- a CDS encoding YidC/Oxa1 family membrane protein insertase; its protein translation is MRKILAVLTVLVFGLVLVACSPDTSEIDTFLSPNKIVYTMDETNANGPIIETGDFEFYSIQKNKTSSRVDVASTEVTSVSLGNNIYEITVRGHKYNVYVYQTGYEGTVSNPNDIVVSALSPTYGVENDADKIKNVNALFFTVITNQIDLEKVQVISAQFNTKANTEVIKETGANAQKYLATPENYEDNVFKINSNNVLSFEFHDLNDTVQVIKNLSYKPADNQLPINTKMENTWLGYVWDWVFIIPISFLMQFFASLFGLNSFGLGILFATIIVRTIAWPIYAKANDMSIKMAVAQPELTKLQNKYALKKDPASQQKMQMEMMQLYKKHGISVLGCFTPILQMPIFLAMFQTVYRITVPGGMYAANVNNHKILFGLIDLSAGGFNDVTSYVLAAIVGVTMWLLQHLSQKKPSYAKNTGTQVKTEQAEQQAKTMKTVSNVMIGMMVLTTITSVNALGFYWIIGNLFSIGQSFINRKLSEKKYEKTRASQSII